Proteins encoded together in one Prunus dulcis chromosome 3, ALMONDv2, whole genome shotgun sequence window:
- the LOC117622560 gene encoding DNA-directed RNA polymerase I subunit rpa49, whose translation MESDAEDTKSQMTQNPSTPQTHRHKKKKKKIPTVQATIQVVPDIPEKTPPLVGYFPCSFDPTKSPYSNSTDVGLFRDSKKPRRLQIVVTPNGTNVDFVGTNYTGEATTGQSCNFALGVLDKATQTLKILPVASNKIFRLQPMVRGYNYSAKEPESSVKEQLTGEEKAEKQMELQSRYGTKKAIRESKKLRSLKQEDGPESQKDLDAKIKLIVPNKEALESTESQISRHIPPFNESATTPQEAYSLDKIILTGEWDLLGDIYEHFQGGAEVSWDAFPRFVCHRIHKLQDIEVDEEKFKLSCIFSYITHLIKFKDQHSMDGISSSRTHRIPNLLFHKFSTMFPTESKSLSNEKTNLLISYVLVLTLFVDEFETDLTDIAKDLRMSAIALRKHYENLGCKLVRKRNVMFATLPVPLQFPQLRQRRQKRNR comes from the exons ATGGAATCAGACGCAGAAGACACCAAGTCCCAAATGACCCAAAACCCATCAACGCCACAAACCCACAggcacaagaagaagaagaagaaaatcccAACAGTCCAAGCCACAATCCAAGTCGTCCCAGACATCCCAGAGAAAACCCCTCCTTTGGTAGGCTATTTCCCATGTAGCTTCGACCCCACCAAGAGCCCATACTCCAATTCAACCGATGTTGGGTTGTTTAGGGACAGCAAAAAACCTAGAAGACTTCAGATTGTGGTGACCCCAAATGGGACCAATGTTGATTTTGTTGGCACTAACTATACTGGTGAGGCCACGACTGGGCAGAGCTGCAATTTTGCACTTGGTGTTCTTGATAAGGCCACCCAGACTTTGAAGATTTTGCCCGTTGCTTCTAACAAG atatttagaTTACAACCAATGGTTAGAGGCTATAACTACTCTGCTAAGGAGCCTGAAAGTTCAGTGAAGGAACAACTTACTGGAGAAGAGAAGGCCGAGAAGCAAATGGAGCTCCAGAGTCGCTATGGAACGAAGAAGGCAATTAGGGAG AGCAAAAAACTGCGCTCCTTGAAGCAAGAAGACGGCCCTGAATCTCAAAAGGATTTGGATGCCAAAATCAAACTCATTGTGCCAAACAAGGAGGCTCTAGAAAGTACTGAAAGCCAAATCTCTCGCCATATCCCACCATTTAATGAATCTGCCACCACTCCCCAAGAAGCATATTCACTGGACAAGATCATCCTCACAGGAGAGTGGGATCTACTTGGAGATATTTATGAGCATTTTCAAGGTGGAGCAGAAGTTTCATGGGATGCTTTCCCAAGATTTGTTTGCCACAGAATCCATAAATTGCAGGATATTGAG GTTGACGAGGAGAAGTTTAAGCTTTCTTGCATATTCTCATACATTACGCATCTTATAAAGTTCAAAGATCAGCATTCCATGGATGGTATTTCCTCGTCCAGGACCCACAGGATCCCAAACCTTCTATTCCATAAGTTTTCAACTATGTTTCCTACGGAGTCAAAGAGCCTATCAAATGAGAAAACTAATCTCCTCATTAGTTATGTCTTGGTGCTTACTCTTTTCGTGGATGAATTCGAGACAGATTTAACGGATATAGCAAAGGATCTGAGAATGAGCGCAATAGCTTTGAGAAAGCATTATGAGAACCTTGGTTGCAAGCTCGTACGCAAAAGAAACGTAATGTTTGCTACCCTTCCAGTCCCTCTACAATTTCCACAATTGCGGCAGAGGCGGCAGAAGCGCAATAgatga
- the LOC117622561 gene encoding protein phosphatase 2C 16-like: protein MVQRQRKLMEDMSPAVAVTLSLGNSICDNSGIAANVEFTWLKLVTDPGSLSSDSIKAVPLESVSCSNGSCNDIQSHATVVAMSSQEDNGGEGLSKMVPENGNTSVSNDAMVQESEGGEILSFRYDTNGVDSEEFLKLEVGSAISLPDVVGIGNAVESKIVAKAIVLVESALGKMPSGEVIVAAVSSASELSDKSELTTSTVLIQSNGEKNVSKASIRSVFELDCIPLWGSVSICGRRPEMEDAIAAVPRFINIPIKMLIGNQLYNGMSQSLTHLTSHFFGIYDGHGGPQVANYCSKRLHLALAEELGVIKDDLSDGTLGESQQVQWEKAFTNCFQRVDDEIEGKVSGNIIKSDGNASEASFEPIAPETVGSTAVVALVCSSHIIVANCGDSRAVLCRGKQAIALSVDHKPNREDEYARIEAAGGKVIQWNGHRVFGVLAMSRSIGDRYLKPWIIPEPEVMNVPRARDDECLILASDGLWDVMTNEEVCEVARRRILLWHKKNGVTALAERGAGVDPAAQEAAAYLSTLALQKGSRDNISVIVVDLKAQRKFKSKS from the exons ATGGTACAAAGACAAAGGAAATTGATGGAAGACATGTCTCCAGCAGTTGCAGTGACACTTAGTTTAGGTAATTCTATATGTGATAATTCCGGAATTGCAGCCAATGTGGAGTTCACATGGCTAAAGCTAGTAACAGATCCTGGAAGTTTGTCATCAGATTCCATTAAGGCAGTGCCTTTAGAGTCAGTTTCGTGCAGCAATGGAAGTTGCAATGATATACAAAGTCACGCTACTGTGGTGGCCATGTCATCACAAGAAGATAATGGTGGAGAGGGTTTGTCAAAGATGGTACCAGAGAATGGAAACACTTCTGTTAGTAATGATGCCATGGTTCAAGAAAGTGAGGGAGGTGAAATCTTATCCTTTAGATATGATACTAATGGAGTTGATAGTGAGGAATTTCTTAAGTTAGAGGTGGGGTCTGCAATAAGCTTGCCAGATGTTGTGGGGATAGGAAATGCTGTCGAAAGTAAGATTGTTGCAAAAGCCATTGTCTTGGTAGAATCAGCTCTTGGGAAAATGCCTTCGGGTGAAGTCATTGTTGCAGCAGTTAGCTCAGCTTCTGAGTTATCAGATAAGTCTGAATTAACAACCTCTACAGTACTTATCCAGTCAAATGGGGAGAAGAATGTCAGTAAAGCAAGTATCCGGAGTGTCTTTGAGCTGGACTGTATTCCCCTCTGGGGTTCTGTATCAATTTGTGGAAGAAGACCAGAAATGGAGGATGCAATTGCTGCTGTTCCTCGGTTTATTAATATTCCAATTAAAATGCTCATTGGGAATCAATTGTATAATGGAATGAGCCAAAGTTTGACCCACCTAACCAGTCATTTTTTTGGCATTTATGATGGCCATGGGGGCCCTCAG GTTGCTAATTATTGTAGTAAGCGGCTCCATTTGGCTTTGGCTGAAGAGCTTGGAGTCATTAAAGACGATTTGAGTGATGGAACCTTGGGAGAAAGTCAGCAGGTGCAGTGGGAGAAAGCATTCACTAATTGTTTTCAGAGGGTTGATGATGAGATTGAAGGAAAAGTTAGCGGAAACATCATCAAAAGTGATGGAAATGCTTCCGAGGCTAGCTTTGAACCTATTGCTCCAGAAACTGTTGGGTCTACAGCTGTGGTTGCATTAGTCTGTTCATCCCATATTATAGTTGCAAACTGTGGTGATTCAAGAGCAGTTCTATGTCGTGGCAAACAAGCCATAGCATTATCAGTCGACCATAAA CCAAACAGAGAAGATGAATATGCAAGGATTGAGGCAGCTGGTGGCAAGGTGATACAGTGGAATGGACATCgtgtttttggagttcttGCAATGTCGAGGTCCATTG GGGATAGGTATCTGAAACCGTGGATAATTCCAGAACCAGAAGTGATGAATGTCCCTCGAGCTAGAGATGATGAATGCCTTATTTTGGCTAGTGATGGTCTATGGGATGTCATGACAAACGAGGAAGTTTGTGAAGTGGCTCGACGGCGCATTCTGCTCTGGCACAAAAAGAACGGAGTTACAGCTCTTGCGGAGAGGGGTGCAGGAGTTGATCCAGCAGCTCAGGAAGCGGCTGCCTACCTTTCAACGCTTGCCCTCCAAAAGGGAAGCAGGGACAACATATCTGTGATTGTGGTGGACTTGAAAGCTCAAAGAAAGTTCAAGAGTAAATCCTAA
- the LOC117620953 gene encoding U-box domain-containing protein 35-like, with the protein MALFRSRSVGEDVGPTLVAINKDKNSQCAVKWAVDNLLGDKNAHCTLIHVRSHSFHHLSKDGRPPTEAELQQFFLPYRGFCARKGIVGKEVVLHDIDVPNALVDYVVRNSICNIVVGASHHNALTRKFRPADVATSLLKSVPETCAVYVISKGKIQTSRSATGPQTPKSNGATPRNNSSQRTPLSSFLQGVPDFEDVISQGSSAGRISLDKRADFKHVLPKAHRSGSKTNSPTQSVTSVTSDKLSHGNSISGGSDFSGPLSFQSNGSDNVDFSMNSEGSINSFSSQSALDAEMRRLRLELKQTMDMYTSACKEALAAKEKTRDLQKWKTSEEHKLEEAKLAEEAALALADVERQKSKAATEAARMAQRLAGMETHKRKIAERKAKQEAGERRRAMDALAQNHIRYRRYTIEEIELATDYFKISNKVGEGGYGPVYRAWLDHTAVAIKVLRPDISQGQRQFQQEVEVLSCIRHPHMVLLVGACPEYGCLIYEYMENGSLEDRLFLKSNTPPIPWGVRFKIAAEIATALLFLHQTKPEPLVHRDLKPANILLDRNYVSKIADVGLARLVPPSVADAVTQYRLTAAAGTFCYIDPEYQQTGMLGVKSDIYSLGVMLLQIITAKPAMGLSHQVEEAIEKGAFAEILDPAVTDWPVEEALSYAKMALKCCELRRRDRPDLSAVILPELNRLRDLGMKNEASEVANGQDPYVSQFSTSLPPVGSTSSASQEGMRENPNVENGNST; encoded by the exons ATGGCGCTTTTCAGATCAAGATCAGTGGGTGAGGACGTCGGCCCCACCTTGGTTGCCATCAACAAAGATAAGAACAGCCAGTGTGCTGTGAAATGGGCAGTTGACAACCTTTTGGGCGACAAGAACGCTCATTGCACCCTCATTCACGTTAGAAGCCACAGCTTTCATCATC TCTCTAAAGATGGCCGCCCACCAACTGAAGCCGAGTTGCAACAGTTCTTTCTCCCCTACCGAGGATTCTGTGCACGAAAAGGG ATTGTAGGCAAGGAAGTTGTCCTCCACGACATTGATGTTCCAAATGCGCTTGTCGATTATGTTGTTCGCAACTCCATATGCAATATTGTTGTTGGTGCTTCCCATCACAATGCTCTGACAAg AAAATTTAGGCCTGCAGATGTGGCTACTTCCTTACTCAAATCTGTACCAGAAACCTGTGCTGTATATGTTATATCGAAAGGAAAAATTCAGACTTCACGGTCAGCAACTGGACCTCAAACGCCAAAAAGTAATGGAGCTACTCCCAGGAATAATAGCTCTCAACGGACACCGCTTTCCAGCTTTCTTCAGGGTGTGCCAGACTTCGAAGATGTGATCAG TCAAGGGAGTTCAGCTGGTAGAATATCTTTGGATAAAAGAGCTGATTTTAAGCACGTCCTGCCAAAAGCACATAGGTCTGGCAGCAAAACAAATTCACCAACGCAGTCAGTTACATCAGTTACGTCAGATAAGCTATCCCATGGGAATTCCATATCAGGTGGTAGTGATTTCTCAGGGCCACTTAGTTTCCAATCAAATGGCTCTGACAATGTAGACTTCTCAATGAACTCGGAGGGTTCCATTAACTCTTTCTCCTCAC AGTCCGCCTTGGATGCTGAGATGAGGAGATTAAGGCTTGAATTGAAGCAAACTATGGATATGTATACTTCAGCTTGCAAAGAAGCTTTGGCAGCTAAGGAAAAG ACGCGGGACCTGCAAAAATGGAAGACATCAGAAGAGCATAAGCTAGAGGAAGCCAAGCTTGCGGAAGAGGCTGCACTGGCTTTGGCTGATGTGGAGAGGCAGAAGAGCAAGGCTGCAACGGAAGCAGCACGGATGGCACAACGACTAGCAGGTATGGAAACCCATAAGAGAAAAATTGCAGAAAGGAAAGCCAAGCAGGAGGctggagagagaaggagagcaATGGATGCTTTGGCACAAAACCACATTCGGTATAGAAGATACACCattgaagaaattgaacttgCAACAGATtactttaaaatttcaaacaagGTAGGGGAAGGTGGATATGGACCTGTTTATAGAGCCTGGCTTGATCACACTGCTGTTGCCATCAAGGTCTTGAGGCCAGACATATCACAGGGGCAAAGGCAATTCCAACAAGAG GTTGAGGTTTTGAGCTGCATTAGGCATCCACACATGGTTCTCCTAGTAGGTGCCTGCCCAGAGTATGGCTGCCTCATATATGAGTACATGGAAAATGGAAGCTTAGAAGACCGGCTCTTCCTGAAGAGCAACACTCCTCCAATCCCATGGGGAGTCCGTTTTAAAATAGCTGCTGAAATTGCAACTGCCCTCCTTTTTCTTCACCAGACAAAACCAGAGCCGTTGGTGCATCGCGACCTCAAGCCAGCAAACATTCTCCTAGACCGAAACTATGTGAGCAAGATTGCTGATGTAGGCTTGGCTAGGCTAGTTCCACCATCTGTAGCTGATGCTGTCACTCAATACCGCTTGACAGCAGCAGCCGGTACATTTTGTTACATTGATCCAGAGTATCAGCAAACAGGAATGTTGGGTGTGAAATCAGACATATATTCTTTAGGGGTGATGCTATTGCAGATCATCACAGCAAAGCCTGCAATGGGTTTGTCCCACCAGGTTGAGGAGGCTATTGAGAAAGGTGCATTTGCTGAGATACTTGATCCTGCAGTGACAGACTGGCCTGTTGAAGAGGCTTTGTCGTATGCAAAAATGGCCTTGAAATGCTGTGAACTGAGGAGGAGGGACAGGCCAGATCTCAGTGCAGTCATCTTGCCTGAGCTGAACCGGCTAAGAGATCTCGGGATGAAAAATGAAGCGAGTGAAGTTGCCAATGGACAAGATCCATACGTGTCACAATTTTCAACGTCGCTTCCACCAGTTGGATCAACCTCATCTGCAAGCCAG GAAGGAATGAGAGAAAATCCTAATGTGGAAAATGGAAATTCAACGTAG
- the LOC117622562 gene encoding mitochondrial import inner membrane translocase subunit TIM23-2-like: protein MAHHMSSSDHDPNSDASKARLYNPYQDLQVPMRNLYQLPTSPEFLFVEEARRQRRSWGENLTFYTGCSYLAGAIGGGATGLVSGVRSFEAGDTTKLRINRVLNSSGHTGRVWGNRLGVIGLIYAGMESGIQAVRDTDDVLNSIAAGLTTGAVYRAARGVRSAAVAGAVGGVLVGVAVTGKQALKRYVPI, encoded by the coding sequence ATGGCTCATCACATGTCCTCTTCCGATCACGACCCGAACTCCGATGCGTCCAAGGCCCGCCTCTACAACCCGTACCAGGACCTCCAGGTCCCGATGCGAAACCTCTACCAGCTCCCAACGTCCCCGGAGTTCCTCTTCGTCGAAGAGGCTCGCCGTCAGCGTCGCTCCTGGGGAGAAAACCTAACCTTCTACACCGGCTGCTCCTATCTGGCCGGCGCAATCGGCGGCGGCGCAACCGGTCTCGTCTCCGGTGTCCGCTCCTTCGAGGCCGGCGACACCACCAAGCTCAGGATCAACAGGGTACTCAACTCCTCGGGCCACACGGGTCGGGTCTGGGGAAACCGGCTGGGCGTGATCGGGTTGATCTATGCGGGTATGGAGAGTGGGATTCAGGCGGTGAGAGATACGGACGATGTTTTGAATAGCATCGCGGCCGGACTCACCACCGGCGCGGTGTACAGAGCTGCGAGGGGCGTGAGGTCGGCCgcggtggccggagccgtcgGAGGAGTCTTGGTCGGTGTGGCTGTCACGGGGAAGCAGGCGCTTAAGCGATACGTGCCGATATGA
- the LOC117622213 gene encoding dihydrolipoyllysine-residue acetyltransferase component 3 of pyruvate dehydrogenase complex, mitochondrial-like: protein MSYASHIIHHSKKLRNAPNLLRQEQALLVRFFSHDAQPSIDIRKAHRHSYVPSERARVCRSFSSTTKSLSGTFTRDVSTTMKLGNSISGPISNKQLSCMQVQLRRGFSSDAALPPHQELGMPSLSPTMSEGNIARWLKKEGDKVSPGEVLCEVETDKATVEMESMEDGYLAKIVRGDGTQGIKVGEVIAITVEDEEDIAKFKDYTPSASGASAAAAKASPEPTPPKKEVVAEPVTSPEPKVSKPSAAAPSGDRIFASPLARNLAEEHKVPLSSIKGTGPDGSIVKADVEEYLASRGKEAPKAKGGAPAALALDYTDIPHSQIRKITASRLLLSKQTIPHYYLTVDTCVDRLMDLRGQLNALQEASGGKRLSVNDLVIKAAALALQKVPQCNSSWTDDHIRQFHNVNINVAVQTENGLFVPVVRDANKKGLSSIAEEVRQLAQKARENSLKPEDYEGGTFTVTNLGGPFGIKQFCAIINPPQSGILAVGSAEKRVVPSSGPEQYQFASFMSVTLSCDHRVIDGAIGAEWLKAFKGYIENPESMLL, encoded by the exons ATGTCTTACGCATCTCATATCATCCACCACTCGAAAAAG TTAAGGAATGCTCCCAACTTACTACGGCAAGAGCAGGCCCTCTTGGTTCGTTTTTTTTCTCATGATGCTCAACCATCTATTG ATATACGGAAGGCCCATCGCCACAGTTATGTGCCTTCAGAAAGAGCAAGAGTTTGTAGGTCTTTCAGCAGTACCACT AAATCATTGTCGGGTACATTTACCAGGGATGTCTCAACGACAATGAAACTAGGAAATTCAATTTCTGGTCCGATATCCAACAAACAGCTTTCATG TATGCAGGTGCAATTGAGGAGAGGCTTTTCATCCGATGCAG CCCTTCCTCCACACCAAGAACTTGGAATGCCTTCTCTTTCACCCACTATGTCTGAG GGTAATATTGCAAGGTGGTTGAAGAAAGAGGGCGATAAAGTTTCTCCTGGTGAAGTGCTCTGTGAAGTTGAAACT GATAAAGCTACAGTGGAGATGGAAAGCATGGAAGACGGTTATCTTGCCAAGATTGTACGAGGAGATGGGACCCAAGGAATTAAAGTTGGCGAG GTGATTGCAATAACTGTTGAAGATGAGGAAGATATTGCAAAATTTAAAGATTACACACCATCAGCATCAGGTGCCAGCGCTGCTGCAGCTAAAGCGTCACCTGAGCCTACCCCTCCCAAAAAGGAGGTGGTTGCAGAACCAGTTACTTCTCCAGAGCCAAAGGTTTCAAAGCCCAGTGCAGCTGCCCCTTCTGGTGATCGCATATTTGCTAGTCCTCTTGCAAGAAACTTGGCTGAAGAGCACAAG GTGCCCCTATCAAGTATCAAAGGAACGGGTCCTGATGGAAGCATTGTGAAGGCTGATGTTGAAGAGTATTTGG CTTCCCGTGGGAAGGAAGCTCCCAAAGCTAAGGGTGGGGCACCTGCAGCATTAGCATTAGATTACACCGATATCCCTCATTCTCAGATACGGAAG ATCACAGCTTcaagattattattatcaaaGCAAACAATTCCTCATTATTATTTGACTGTAGATACATGTGTTGACAGACTCATGGA TTTGAGAGGCCAACTCAATGCATTACAAGAAGCATCAGGTGGGAAGCGGTTATCTGTTAATGATCTCGTAATTAAG GCTGCTGCTTTGGCTCTTCAAAAGGTTCCTCAATGCAATAGTTCATGGACAGATGATCACATCCGCCA GTTTCACAATGTGAACATTAATGTTGCAGTGCAGACAGAAAATGGACTCTTTGTGCCTGTCGTTAGG GATGCAAACAAGAAGGGACTCTCCAGCATAGCTGAGGAGGTCAGGCAGCTGGCCCAAAAAGCCAGAGAGAACAGCTTAAAGCCAGAAGATTATGAG GGAGGCACATTTACAGTAACGAATTTGGGAGGTCCATTTGGCATCAAGCAATTTTGTGCCATCATTAACCCTCCTCAATCAGGCATTCTTGCAGTTGGATCAG CTGAGAAGAGGGTTGTACCTAGTTCTGGGCCCGAGCAATACCAGTTTGCTTCCTTCATGTCTGTAACACTAAGCTGTGATCATCGTGTTATTGATG GTGCAATTGGTGCGGAATGGCTTAAAGCATTCAAAGGCTACATTGAGAACCCCGAGTCGATGTTGCTCTAA
- the LOC117623141 gene encoding telomere repeat-binding factor 4 isoform X1 has protein sequence MGNQKQKWTAEEEEGLLAGVAKHGPGKWKNILKDPEFASVLIHRSNIDLKDKWRNLSVSTSGHGSKDRPRGTKVKNSVAAQHLVRNSAPTASVRPNASPASAPPNSSPASVRPSASPASVCPNASPDAMMDDAVNSAPELKSASQYDPMIFQALSTMKDMNGSDLGAILNFIEQRHEVPVPPNFRRLLGPRLRRLVSQGKLEKVQNRYKLKKDATFGTKTPTLTRNQRDVRPRKLQNSGSMTFTETVQDAAETAAHKLADAEDKSFVAAVAMKEADRISKMTEDNESILQLIEEIYGQCSRGEVVALA, from the exons ATGggaaaccaaaagcaaaaatggacggcggaggaggaagaaggccTACTGGCCGGAGTTGCAAAGCACGGCCCGGGCAAGTGGAAGAACATTCTCAAAGATCCCGAATTTGCCTCTGTCCTAATACACCGCTCCAATATCGACCTCAAG GATAAGTGGAGGAACTTGAGTGTTAGTACTTCTGGACATGGTTCTAAGGACAGACCAAGGGGTACTAAGGTAAAAAATAGTGTGGCTGCCCAGCATCTTGTTCGTAACTCTGCTCCTACTGCTTCGGTTCGTCCCAATGCATCTCCTGCTTCAGCCCCTCCCAATTCATCTCCTGCTTCAGTTCGTCCGAGTGCATCTCCTGCTTCAGTTTGTCCCAATGCATCTCCTGATGCCATGATGGACGATGCGGTTAATAGTGCACCAGAATTGAAAAGTGCTTCACA GTACGATCCAATGATTTTCCAGGCCCTTTCAACGATGAAAGATATGAATGGATCTGATTTAGGTGCCATTCTTAACTTTATTGAG CAAAGGCATGAGGTACCCGTACCACCAAATTTCAGAAGGTTATTGGGTCCAAGGTTGAGAAGGCTTGTTTCACAAGGAAAACTGGAAAag GTGCAAAATCGCTACAAGTTAAAAAAAGATGCAACATTTGGAACAAAAACACCTACACTTACGCGAAATCAAAGGGATGTTAGGCCCCGGAAATTGCAGAATTCTGGGTCAATGACATTTACTGAAACAGTGCAGGATGCAGCTGAAACTGCTGCCCATAAACTTGCAGACGCTGAAGACAAATCCTTTGTGGCTGCTGTTGCAATGAAGGAAGCAGACAGGATTTCAAAGATGACAGAAGACAACGAGTCAATTTTACAGCTAATTGAAGAGATTTATGGACAAT GTTCACGTGGTGAAGTTGTCGCCTTGGCGTAG
- the LOC117623141 gene encoding telomere repeat-binding factor 4 isoform X2: MGNQKQKWTAEEEEGLLAGVAKHGPGKWKNILKDPEFASVLIHRSNIDLKDKWRNLSVSTSGHGSKDRPRGTKVKNSVAAQHLVRNSAPTASVRPNASPASAPPNSSPASVRPSASPASVCPNASPDAMMDDAVNSAPELKSASHTRKMVTVLIHILQQRHEVPVPPNFRRLLGPRLRRLVSQGKLEKVQNRYKLKKDATFGTKTPTLTRNQRDVRPRKLQNSGSMTFTETVQDAAETAAHKLADAEDKSFVAAVAMKEADRISKMTEDNESILQLIEEIYGQCSRGEVVALA, from the exons ATGggaaaccaaaagcaaaaatggacggcggaggaggaagaaggccTACTGGCCGGAGTTGCAAAGCACGGCCCGGGCAAGTGGAAGAACATTCTCAAAGATCCCGAATTTGCCTCTGTCCTAATACACCGCTCCAATATCGACCTCAAG GATAAGTGGAGGAACTTGAGTGTTAGTACTTCTGGACATGGTTCTAAGGACAGACCAAGGGGTACTAAGGTAAAAAATAGTGTGGCTGCCCAGCATCTTGTTCGTAACTCTGCTCCTACTGCTTCGGTTCGTCCCAATGCATCTCCTGCTTCAGCCCCTCCCAATTCATCTCCTGCTTCAGTTCGTCCGAGTGCATCTCCTGCTTCAGTTTGTCCCAATGCATCTCCTGATGCCATGATGGACGATGCGGTTAATAGTGCACCAGAATTGAAAAGTGCTTCACA TACAAGAAAGATGGTGACTGTCTTGATACACATACTGCAGCAAAGGCATGAGGTACCCGTACCACCAAATTTCAGAAGGTTATTGGGTCCAAGGTTGAGAAGGCTTGTTTCACAAGGAAAACTGGAAAag GTGCAAAATCGCTACAAGTTAAAAAAAGATGCAACATTTGGAACAAAAACACCTACACTTACGCGAAATCAAAGGGATGTTAGGCCCCGGAAATTGCAGAATTCTGGGTCAATGACATTTACTGAAACAGTGCAGGATGCAGCTGAAACTGCTGCCCATAAACTTGCAGACGCTGAAGACAAATCCTTTGTGGCTGCTGTTGCAATGAAGGAAGCAGACAGGATTTCAAAGATGACAGAAGACAACGAGTCAATTTTACAGCTAATTGAAGAGATTTATGGACAAT GTTCACGTGGTGAAGTTGTCGCCTTGGCGTAG